From a region of the Hippopotamus amphibius kiboko isolate mHipAmp2 chromosome 3, mHipAmp2.hap2, whole genome shotgun sequence genome:
- the LOC130850301 gene encoding olfactory receptor 140-like, whose protein sequence is MSPYNVTEFVLLGLTQNPHLQKILLVVFLFIFLFTVLANLLIVITISLSPTLSVPMYFFLTYLAFIDALYSSVTIPKMTIDLLNQRRTISWGGCLTQLFLAHFLGGSEIILLIVMAYDRYVAICKPLHYTTIMRQGLCQLLVGVTWIGGILHAMVQILFTMDLTFCGPNVIDHFMCDFFSVLEIACSHTYRLGIVVAANSGAMCLFIFFMLLISYIVILSSLKSHGSDGQRKALSTCGSHFTVVVLYFIPCIFSYTRPVTTYPGDKLVSVFYTILTPMLNPIIYTVRNTEVKNAMRSLLKRRVT, encoded by the coding sequence ATGTCTCCCTACAATGTGACTGAATTTGTTCTCTTGGGACTCACACAGAATCCACACTTGCAGAAAATACTcttggttgtctttttgttcatcTTCCTGTTTACTGTGCTGGCCAATCTGCTCATTGTCATCACCATCTCCCTCAGCCCTACACTTTCTGTTCCCATGTACTTTTTTCTCACTTACTTGGCCTTCATAGATGCCTTATACTCATCTGTCACCATCCCCAAAATGACCATTGACCTGCTGAACCAGAGGAGAACCATCTCCTGGGGTGGCTGCCTGACTCAGCTCTTTTTGGCACACTTTCTGGGAGGATCAGAGATCATCCTCCTCATTGTCATGGCCTATGACaggtatgtggccatctgcaagcctctgCACTACACAACCATCATGCGACAGGGGCTCTGCCAGCTCCTGGTGGGGGTGACCTGGATTGGggggatcctacatgccatggtgCAGATTCTTTTCACTATGGACTtgaccttctgtggtcccaatgtTATTGACCACTTCATGTGTGATTTCTTCTCAGTGTTGGAAATTGCTTGCAGCCACACCTACAGGCTTGGAATCGTGGTGGCAGCTAACAGTGGGGCCATgtgcttgttcatttttttcatgctaCTCATCTCCTACATAGTCATCCTGAGCTCCCTGAAATCCCATGGCTCTGATGGACAACGCAAAGCTCTGTCTACATGTGGCTCCCACTTTACAGTAGTCGTACTCTATTTTATCCCTTGTATATTCAGCTACACACGTCCTGTGACCACTTATCCTGGGGACAAGTTGGTAAGTGTGTTCTATACAATCCTCACTCCCATGTTAAATCCTATCATTTAcacagtgagaaacacagaggtgaaaaatgccatgaggaGTTTGTTGAAGAGGAGAGTAACTTAG